The Anopheles gambiae chromosome 2, idAnoGambNW_F1_1, whole genome shotgun sequence genomic sequence GCAGAGCCGGCTCAAGCAGCGGTTCGAGGCGGAACGGAAGCGGACGCGCGTCATCCGAACGGAGGAGTACATCCCGACGCAGGAGGAGCTGCTGGAGGAGGCGGAAATTACCGAGCGGGAAAATATTAAATCTTTGGGTAGGTTCAAAGAGCGAGTTTTCCGGTtcattttttgtataaaactCTAAGCCTGGTGGcatgctatttttagaacgcTTCCGAAGGATGGAGCTAGAAAAGCAGAAAATTAGACCGACGAAAAAGAAGTTCACCGGACCGACGATTCGCTACTTCTCCACCGCCATGCCCATCATCGAGGAGGTGTACGATAGCAACACCGAGGTGGACCCACTCAGCATAAGCGACCCGAAGGAGGCGGAGGATACGAACGACAAAACGTAAGCTAGTTGGATCATCCCATcccaaaaaatcacaaaataatCCCGTTTTGCTCCCCCGCTGCAGCGCGAGAGAAAAGACTGTAAAACGAAGCAGAAGCAAGAAAACCACCCTGATGGAGGTAACCGGCCAGTACGAGCGCACGTTCATCACGTTCGAGAACGACATCGACAACAAGCTGTTCGAGTCGTACTTCCCCACGCCGGACGCGGCCCGCAAGCACCGGCAGATCTGTGCCGTCACGCGGCTACCGGCCCGCTACTACGACCCGATCACGCAGCTACCCTACCGCAACATGCAGGCGTTTAAAATCCTGCGCGAAGCGTACTACCAGCAGCTAGAGGAGCGCGGCAACACGGACAATCCGGACGTGGCGCGATGGTTGGAGTGGCGCAAAAAGATCAAGGAGTATCGGATGACCGCAATGAAGAAGCTGCAGCCTCCGAAACCTCCGacgacggtggcggcggcagcggcaacgACGGCGGTAAGTGCAACCGGGAGTGTGGGAAAATGAATCttctttccttgtttttttttttattttagagataatttttaaaaacgaaaaacacccGATGCGATAGTATAATAAAGTGGCTGTAACGAGAGAGAAACTGTACGCTTCACATTCACTAAGCTAAATtggcaatttatttgtttaaatatgtgtgtgtgcggtgtgttCCCCATTTTTCCAGGGGGCCTTTTGCGCCACTTACGATCGACGATATTAAAAAGCCACAcaaaaccgaaaaacaaaacacacaatgcAACTATCACATTCACATCAGACTATCTCCTTTTGCCTAGGGtgctggctggttggctggcgTTCACTCTCTAGTGCGAATGGAGGGAGGGGTGAAACACCCACTCTGTCTACCCTCCACGAACCCTAGCCCTAGCCCTATCTCAACACTATCTATCTATTAATCAACGACACATCAACGGCAACAAGTTACACACAGGATAGGCGGTGTTTATATTGGTTGTTTTTGCTAGACAAAAGTGCTGCATGGGCTGTGTGCTGAATGCAGCTGCCCTTTTGGCGGCTTTAGCATTAAAATGCGCAAATATGtttctatgttttttaaatatggtATCATCATAGAGTCGGTCTGTGACAATCCTTTCCAAAGTTgatagtttgtttttacttttcatcaacagcGCTAATAATACAATTCTTTTGGTTATGGCACATCTAAAACACATCTTCCTCCATCATGGCATTTTAAAACACGGTAATCATATAATGTGTAACACTTGTCCATTTGGTATATATagtaatatatataaaaaaaacaacacgaaaaTCATTTCCCCATTATTCTACCCACAAAGTTAACTATTTGCTTCTGTTCTATTCCGGTGGCTGGGTGTAGTAGCTAGCTAGCTGCTAATCGATGTATGATTTccttttatttcttgttttgGACTAAAAACTGGTGCCGTCTGGTGCAGTTTGAAAAGTCGTTTagatggatttgttttttttctgttctatTAAAACGCTCTATTTTCAATGCAACAACACATCAACTGGAGCGAGCGCGGGAGAGTTTGGAcctagccaaaaaaaaagaatggtAATAAATCATCCACAGAGAAAACAAGGTTTTCCCGTTTTGGACGGAAACCGAGACACACGGTTCAAATCAACAACAGCGTATGCGTAACAATTAACAGTAATTTCTAAACATTTGTTTGTAACATTGAGGAAAAATACTTATCAAACCAATATTTAGTCAAAACTCTCCAGTGATGTCCGctatttatctctctctctctctctctctcattgtTTCAAGTGTTCCTGCtgaattgattgtttttggtTCGGTTTATCTATTGCCTTTCTTCCGGTTGTCACTAACTCACTCCACAAAAAACTGCTACTATCTActgtaaaaacaaacaaaccaacaaccaCCAAAGACTTCATTACTACCAACCACAATTAACGGACAACAGATAGCGGCTAACACGTGCTCACCAACATCAACTCTAAGTATAACACACCCACCCTAAGATTTGTATATGTATAAATCTCGTACCTTGTACAAAATAACgcacgaaaaaacaaacctatCAAACTTGTTGTTACATCGGAGGTGTTTCAATCTTATCATCGGAACAACATCTTCAGCCGGCGAGTCGAGTGTGTACTAAAAAAACCCTCCTGTGTACTGGCCTCCGTACACCACTCAATGCTCCATCGATGCTCTATCGGGTGGGATGTTATGGTATGATGGCAAACGGAGGGAAGTACCATTGGCTCTATCTATTTCCGTTACTATTGGTTATGTGTGTTGTTAGTTTCGTTAAAATCTAACCCTCGCTCGTCCCTATAAAAACCCGGCGGAAATCCAGCACCGGTTCTAAAATGTAACTAAGTAAAACCTTCGTTCGTTCCTCATTCGCTCTATAGTCGCGCCAAATGGCGCGATGGTGGACaaggttctttttttgctattttatcATGTCGGTTATCGTTCGTTTTCGCATTTTGCAGTTGTTTAAAATACTGATTGAGTGTGtactactgtgtgtgtgtgtgtgtaacactTCTCTAAACATCTGGCTATCAAcatgaaatatgtttttcGTTACACTACACTAACCACTTAGTCAGGCGTTTTTAATACTGAATACAATACTTCCGGCGACATCCATACACTAAACAACGACGCTTTtacacaaacgcacgcacacacatttgttctctttttcctacttttacTAACATTTCCTACACCACAAAAATCCAGTGTTCCAGTGTGTCCAAATtcttcaaacaaacaacgctTTTCTcccaaaactacaaaaaacgTTAACGTCGTGTCATTGAACGGTGTGGCGTTGTTCTAAGTGGACAGACGCCTACCGCTACTAACCCTATTTGGACGTACACTTTCGTCGCACAAAATGTGTCGTGTTGTAAGTAGTAGTATTGGTGGAGTCTGTAAGTGCATTGATTATTAAAAAGTTATTCGTTTCACTTTGTTAACGCTTGTGTGTTCATCAATCAATCTCTGTCCACTATTCGGTGTGTCGCCACTTACTCCTCTGCTTGGCTGGATAAAATTCCGAAGATATCGATCGTTAAGTAGAGAGTGAAAGAGTGCCCATagtaaaaccaaaacaattgGGCTGTCCACATCAAATGACAGGGTCCACATCCCTCGTACTTTTGTGGTGGGCTCAAAATGGGGTTGACGAATCACTTAAATCAGTGTATCTTCGTCCTGTGTTTcgaacagcatcagcagcgaatGCTGGGACGAGGAGCGACCTCCCATCGCATTGCCGGAAAGGGAACCGTCCGGCGAGAGCAGCCCCGTCTGCAGGCTGTAATTGTCCCGGTAGCCGGACGTGGAAGACGTTTGCGATACCGAATCCCAGCTCAGATCGCCCAGCGTGGCGATCGCACGGTTCAGTGGCTCCACGTACGGCGGCTCATTAACGATCGGTGGCATTGCCGAAGGGGCACCACCACTGGCAGCGGCGGCCGGTAGGCCCGATCCTGGCACAACAGCAACTCCTGGCACTCCTCCCGCCCCCGGCGCCGTTGAACCACCGGCGCCAACCATCGCCAGCCCAGCGCCACCGGCAACGGTGGGAATGGCGTAGCTCGGTTCGCTGAAGTTGTTCGACCGCATGCCACGCCGATTGCGGAACGTTTTGCGGCTCTGGGCTCGTGACCGTTGCAGCCGGTGCTTGTTGTGGTTTTCGCCCGAACTGTCGTCCGCCAGGCTGTCGGGGGACAGGGGCGTGGTGGACGTTTCCCCAGACGACGTTTTAAACTCGACCGAGGAGACGAAGCGCAGTCGGGGTGGTTGCGTTTTGACGGACGCTTGCAGCGAGACGGAGTGGGATAGGTGGGGAATGCTACCACCGATGCCGGAACCTTCGCGACCTACTGGCGTTGCCGGCGGTTGCAGATCGACCGAGCCTGCGTCGGCCAGCGTGCAGGAGGTTAGCGTCAGGTCGGCACTTTGCGAGTCAGCAATCAGACCGCCGTCCCGGTTGTTGGTAGTGGTTGTGGTGGAGCTGGACAGAGACTCACCCTTCGGCGCTTGGAGTGTCTGCTGGGACAGGGTGTCGCTGGAGGTGCAGATACCGGTGCTGCTGCGGGCatcttgctgttgctgttgctgctgcagcgagcCGGGGAATCCGCCCGGCGGCTGGACACCGGTCAGCATCGATATCAGCGATGGGCGCTGCTGATGACGTACGGGCTGTTGCTCGGGTGCCGGTGGGATATTGGGAATGTCTCGCTTGGACGTTTCCGTGGACATGTCGCGATCTGTGGAAGGGAGGACCGAAAAAGCAGGTGAGACACATGTGGTCATCTGGATAATGGGGCAATCATACCATATCGTCTTGCTTCAAGCTCTTCCCGGAGCTCACGCAACTCCCGCGACAGTTCCAGCAGGATGGCACCGCGTGACTTAGTCCCTCCGATGGGTTGAGTGCCGCGCATTCGCTCACGTATCAGGAACTGCATGTGCCGCTCGTGATCTCCAATCGGTGGTTGTGAGATCTGAAAAGAAGCGAATGGCATGAAAGATAACTCCCAAAAAACGGGACCAGGAAGCTCCCACTACCTTATGCATAATGAACGGCATCAGCACGATGTACAGCGGAGTGCGCTGCGTGACGACAAACTCCAGGAAACTCCACAGCTCCGGCGCAGCCTCATTCCGGCGGCCCAGATCGCGCATTACCCGCGCAATCCGTGGCCACTCGTTGGACAGTCGCGTCTCGAAGCAGATGCAAAGTACACGCAGCGCCAAAAATGTGGCCTGATACAGGGAGCTGGAGATCTTCGACGGTCGCTTCGCATCTCTGCTGCCAGTGAACGTTAAGGAACCGGCCCGCAAGTCCGCCCCGGTACGGTTTGTCTGCATGCCCATCTGCGTGGTTCGTCCAGCGACGGGGCTCATGGCGTTCAGCACAGCCGTCACGAGGAACGAAATGTCCGACTGTTTCAGCTCTCCCACGTCAAAGATACCGCGCCCACTGCACACCTTCAGACAGAGCGGCATCAGCAGATGCATCAGGAAGTTTTCCGCCTTCTCCTGCGACGGGAAATCGGCACTTCCGCCACAGATTTGCTCCAACCCGTGGGAGATGGAATCGATCGGGCTGACCACCTGCAGCGCGACCAGCCGCACCACGTTGGAGCAGAAAAAGGCGGGCGGACTTTTGGACATCAGGGCGGCACCCGCACCGGACACACCTTCCGGGAAGTTGCCCGGCTCGTTCACGATCAGGTTCTGCACGTTCGTGAGCAGGGCCTTCATTTCGCGCCAGTGCAGTATGTGCGGGTAGCGGATGATGGCTTCCGATACGCCCTTCAACAAACCGGCCGCTGCCTCCCAGTTGGTGTTCCGCCGGACAGACGACTTTTTCGAGATCTTCAGAAACACCTTGTCGAGCCGGCGCAGGATGGTTACGAGCGTCGGCTTCATGCCGTGATCGTCGGCCCACTCGGCACGCGGGAAGATGCACTGCATGTACCGCTGCAGGCCCCGGCAGGCCATCGACTCACGGTCGTACGGGGACACTTTCAGCAGGGAGTGGGCAATCTCTGCCAGCCGGACGTGACACTTGACGTCGAGCAGTTCCATCGGTTTCGGTTCGCCCTGCTTGCGCGCCAGCTCGGCTAGCCGGGTCGAGGCCTGGATGATAAACTCCCCAACCACCGAGAGCAGCACATCGCGCGGACGGCGGTATTCGCGGATCGTTTCCGAATCATCGACCGATTCGTTCAGCATCTTCGAGCGGCCTATGTCGCTGACGTACTTGGCGTGTGACTCGTCGTCATAATCGAGCCCTGGCGAGCAGGGCGGACCGCGGGAACAGTTGCGCTGGCTGGATCCTTTATGCTCCGGGCTGTTACGGAACGGTCCATTGTAGCTCCTGAAGAGTGAAGAGCGAGGATTAATATCAAGAAGCTTAAGCAAGCTGTAAGATACATACTTGGACAAACCTTCACAGTTGTGCACCATGGTGCGAATCGTTACGGCCAGCTGCAGTATGATATCCCGTTCGCACTTTCCCTCCAGCGGGATGTAGGACGAGGATTGGATCTGCTGCATGTAGCATGGCAAAATGGCTTCCAAAATGATCTGCAAATGATCGGTGGTAAGGTGGGTAAGGCGATGGCTTATAAGTAGTGTTGTAATTCATAAATCTTTTTtgaaagattcattcataaaaatcTTCAGTGATGGGTGATTTGAATCCCGATAGATTGATGaatcttttcattttcagcttTACATTATCCATTACACGTGTAGATGCAACCTTCAGACGAATGGACCCGCTTAATTATGAATATTTGGAGATTCATGGACCTTTAGGGAACCATGAGCatttaaatattcatgaatcttcagaACCTCATAAATCTTCAGATTCCTGAATCTCAAGGCATGAGTTTCACATTCATAGAAAGACTTTGAAGATTAATTCTGATTTATGATTATGAATCAGTGGTACCCATCCCTAGTTACTAATGAATTTCCCCTAGTCCCCTTAACGCATCTTCACTTACCAGCATCTGATATCCCCGGGTACTCTCCGCCGAATATGAAACAACCATCACGCAAAGCGTAATGCAATCCAGCACCGTCACCATCTCGTCCTCATCGTGGTAGCAAAAATCGATCGCTTTCAGTGGTTTCGGCTCTTTCACCAACTCCGCTATGTTCAGTGGATCCGGCGATGGCGTCTCCAGACTGAGCAGCAAATTGAACAAACAGCTCGACTGCACCTTGTGCGCCTCGCCGTACGTCCCATTCTCATCCGTATCGAGAATGGCCGACACCGAGCCGAACATTTGCAGTATAAAAGGCTTCCGGTTGAGCAGATAGAACTGCTTCACCGCATACTCGATCGTGGTGGTGACCAGCTTGTTCGTTTGGTGCAGCGAGTACACCTGCAGCATCGCCGGCATGATCATGAAGTATCCGTTGGTGGAGAAAATGTTCTTAAAGTTGGACGCCGCGTTAATGAACGTGGCCGTCACGTAGCGCATGATGCACGAGTCTTCCGAGTGGAGCAATGCCGCCCCGGACAGCACGTTCAGGAAGAGCTGAATGTCGGCGGAGTAGGCAAAGTTGCCGGCCATCGCTTCGAACATGCGCGCTATCAACCGTACCCACATGAACTTGTGCAGCACGTCCAGCCCGAGCAGCTCCTTGCCCAGCTCGCCGCCCTGGTGCAGATCGAGATCCACCTCCAGCGCTTTGCGCGGAAAGGAGGGCAGCTTCATGAGCTCTTCGTGCAGGAACACGACCCGCTGGACGACCATGTCCACGTTCTTCAGGATGGCCCAGGTCAGGTGGACCTTACCGATCTCGACAAACTTCTTGCACAGCTCCTGGCGCTGGAGCGCATTGAACGACTCCTCCGGTTTCATCTCCACCAGCCGCAGCTGGGGGTACTGGGAGCGCTTGAAGAAGTACAAATCGCGCACGTACCAGTTGGGGTTCAGTATCTGGTGGCTCTTGTAGTCGACCAGCACGTGCTGGGCGTGCTTTTTCTCGTCGATGCCGAAGAAATCGAGCGACTCGCTGAGCAGCTGCGAGAACTGCGTGTCTTCCTGCACCGGGAACTGGGACGGTATGCCGCCCTCATCTGTGGGAACAGAGGCAAGCCGATGGAGGATGAAGGGTAAAGATAACCTTTTATTGTGGATGGAGTGTCCTACCTTCTGGTCCATGTACGATGATTTTCTTCGCCGAAGGAACGTTGGCTGTCAGCAGGATCGATGCATCACACTGCTCTTTGCGCAGGATCTGCTTCAAATCCTTAAACATAATGCCGTGCACACTGTGCACGACCATCCACAGCACCGACAATGCAGATCCTACCAGCTAGAAAGCAAATGTTTGTATTTAGTGTGTTTCTTCGTTCAAAAAAATCCCCCTGAAACACTTACCTGCTGGCTGCATTCATGCGTCGAGCGTACGTAAAACATCACGTACCCGATGATGTAGTTATACAGGGCGAACGCTGCCTGCTGGGGCAAGCGCGGCACGAACCGTATCAGGTGCCGCAGCAGCTTAAACATCTGATCCTGATGATCGCGCGTCAACCGCTCGAGCACGTAGCGCAGAAACAGCGCCGAATCCTCTACCAAACAGATCCAGATGACCTGGTACGCCACCTCGTACACGGCGCAACCGTCCGAGTTGACTGCAGCATCATCCAAGCAGGCCACGATCTGCATCACGGACGAACACAGACAGGAGGGGAAGAGAGAATGGGCCGCGTGCATGTGAATGGCCGAACGGGTAccgtcctcttcctcctcgaCGTGATCTTCCGCTGGACCATGATCGAGACCCGGCTCGTGCGCAGCCTGCTGCGTGATGGGAATCGTGGTGATCAAGAAACTTTGACGCTCCGAGCGTTGCTTGTCCTCCTGCTGCAGCATAGCGTGGCGTATTGCTTCCGTTTGCTGCTTCTTGCGCGTTTTGGTCGCTGTTACCAACGAACGCTACATTGGAAAGGAATGGAGGATCATGAAGATGTTCCACTTCTAAACAGACAGTTTTCGTTTACTTACGTGCCGCTCCTGGTTCAGTGTAACCTCCATGTCCTTGTTCTGCTGACGAGGCATCCAGGGCGGATCAACAACGGGCAGACTTTCGATGCCGATCTTAGGTGACGGCAGCGTAAACTCGATACCGGGCGGTGGCACCTTGAATGAGAGGTGTGCGCCCTCCTCCATACGTGGCCACACCTGGAAGCGGTTCTTCCACAGCACCTGGTAGCGCAGAATCGCCTGAATGCGAGTGTTGGGACACTTGTTCTTGAGCGATCGCTGCATAATGTCGGTGGCAGTGTTGGGCGCCTTCACCGAGGCCAGTATGAAGAGGGCGGCGGAAGCTGCCGACACTTCCTGATCGGTTTCGAGCAGCAGCTCCCAGGCAATCGGAATGACCTCCACGAACTGTTCCTCGGTCAGCACGGCCGCACCCTTGACGAGCGAAGCGATGGGAGCGTGAAAAACATCCCGAACCTGATTTTTGATGTACTTCAGCACCGGTGGATCCTCCTGGTGATGTTTCGGCTCGTGGATGAACGTGGAGTACTGGGAGGTGTTTGGTTCGGACTCGTCTTGCAGTATGATTCTATATTTTGAAAAGAtaagagagagtgtgtgttagATGGGAGGTAAGACAGGGAGTTTTGTGGAGCATCAAACCTACCTATCACGCTTCGTTACGCTGTCCTTGCGCTTGGAGGGTGAAGTTTGGGACGAACTTTGGTCCGACACTTTGCGGCCCTGCTTGGACCGTTCGCGACGTGTTGTTCCCTTGGCGGACTCGCTTGGCTGGGCGTAGGTAACCGGTGTGACACCAAACTCGTCGCCATAGATCTGCaaaaagtaatgaaaacaCACGTTCAATAGAGTGTACAGGGAGTTTCCACAAAAGTGAGAATGCTAAAAAAGTTTCTCAGAGCTGCCTCCTGTGAGGATTGAACTCACGACCGCTGGTTTACGAGACCAGCGCTCTACCACTGAGCTAAAGAGGCCCGATGAGAGAGGCACACTCATTACGCTATATAAACACAGCTACGTGAGCGCATGCGTCATTCACGCTTGCATGCTTTCTGGTCTGTTTCTGATTCTTCCCCTGCGCTTTGTTTACAGCGGTACCCGACCACTGTAAACATTTCGGCAAATATAGGAAAGAGAAGGGGAAAAACAACCACATTGGGATTGCGGTggacaaaacatttaaaaaaaatataaaatgcacTTCTTatgctaaaaataaatttgtaacTTTAcgaaaacactttttacatgCAAAATATGCATAGCAGtagattgttttaaaataaaaataaattaccttGCGAATTGCTCGGATCAGCTTGGTTGCAGCACGCATATGCCGTCGGTAGCAGTACGGGTGGCAAAAGTTCTGATGGTCGCAGTAATAGTTGAACGAGCCGAGGAAGTTCGACACCGACTTTAGCCACGGCAAGTTCTTGGTCGTTTCATCCGAATCGTTTGAATCGCATGGAGACTCCGGCGGTTGATCGTCACTGTGGAGAGTGTGTGAAATACATCACAGTAAATTGCTTTACATTGCCCCAAGTAAAAAGATGACAAATGGCTCAACCCACCTCAGAATGCCTGGCGACTCTTCTCCACCACTGATTTGTCCCGGTTCGGAGTTGTCGCTTCTGTCGGAGAGTGAAGACACCTTGCGTTTCGATTGTATGGAGTCAGTACGTCTTACCGGGTctagaaaaaaggggaagaaaatGAACAATTATCATCCCAAACCATACCAAACCCTGCCACTGTAATTCTTACATTCATTCTCCACTTCCTTCAGATCTTTGGCACCGCGGC encodes the following:
- the LOC1281602 gene encoding protein unc-80 homolog isoform X6, with amino-acid sequence MANASSTNPIDEGLQDLGVPVPVQTFLWQQIAPFIRPKLGKLHEASCMFCQHAPGHHELKEACKSFEKVLVQNIQFGLSPSLTSALESIPRWRIVQAALPHVIHCAGALMHNRVKDLQALGSAETKILYTLHWILLFAAEECADADTDKDNTTNNYLFSIPTISLFVFLFAPIAHMLKESDFQNFRLENGLKMWQGMWEYRAPNAPCFTAPVKPKARNLLSSVSTTPSPEVFSPKKMENIESPPSIYSGIIKHDDELSFVSSPKDSVFPETIPEEASSVEEERVVIFRLPMDGGVPDPSYYTADASLLHHGAKFNKPAHQTPTSSGIGSRTHPLYQPDHRAEPTSFDFDRIDTYSQKDSKPKTSSSTERESFDTDPKLSQGHKCDVVAATFLDVAVLRCLFISHWQEEGVYWSLHYLYNRLRDISEETSALPSHPRRRSNSLPIPQIEISLYQGPTSSRDSPSIGSANKDYIEIPDPPIPALLADAPYYVSKLPSDESSLGPLSERKGSEKKRRVKMADLRTLIETRILSKSDRGLEKIGLDANTNGKRLQQMECHRSLDTGERQLSRSASMISRAPSTNLVKGKSMPSLSCLIDSGCHRNIEPPPKVIRNVQSTVPSRQSSTTPKYPIITVTEHTPTPSPDYMKRQGSIDSQLDALSAGGSTGMFKSQMLRSHTDSHIGYTCISDETEAPGSCFYITKEGTIDYEVVLLAVHCVFKRDSSVCTLRVLEAGLNICEILLDLGVLKFGDHAHSLAIGIVKRAFMHLGCPHGCNDANRGPPAEVLRTTCNSILSRLLRQNGKILKANLRAFIKESPMHEITDFFHAYLGFCVDPSSLLSPLSGQGGYATNFGSGLTGGTESQLIGAIFKTLATRLVQSLKELKSQDNLSLYCDVRQLITYVKGAHGGPFRVVALSGILAVTPRPHKQAPNMQTTRVIRHLPTNDIQLIQQDEKAQRKLLFKKKSTSSTCVLLETEGFEEPSRASQSPLSNLRRKGPQVRPTLTPRHSERALLSDSTSSSERNSVGRLTGIVRWFRRSKDRESVDLESGILAASGSDSMANFMRKGSLNFQTRNRATEGIGRSIQKAKRRLNRLGLGKGKKKTGGTEDVGGSYFSRRSSLDVSDGPRESEVVVLKERRLIPITPVREGMARFALLLEVCAPGSVPDPALITALLDLPQAPIVARAAFLIECAHFVHLCNRGQWPSWMKQNLPTFRPSGPAMGPRTAMAAGTRRAHVLQRSAGKMFHQWGEALGARLNEMVNNDKLTSEQMAATLSDPEKQKQLLQQDEEEDFLDETSVNPHGNDCPPALKLIACVLLLEITAFLRETYQTLPKASRLSTKEKHTPWDKVCRGETNRRWSMALSSMGGHSQTSAQSLQSIAGQTERKISFVLQEPDNESENSSNTTLTIQGEENVQQGQKRTLATSRNFLLRRGTSATPAGGSFKRRSLKLRRGAKDLKEVENEYPVRRTDSIQSKRKVSSLSDRSDNSEPGQISGGEESPGILSDDQPPESPCDSNDSDETTKNLPWLKSVSNFLGSFNYYCDHQNFCHPYCYRRHMRAATKLIRAIRKIYGDEFGVTPVTYAQPSESAKGTTRRERSKQGRKVSDQSSSQTSPSKRKDSVTKRDRIILQDESEPNTSQYSTFIHEPKHHQEDPPVLKYIKNQVRDVFHAPIASLVKGAAVLTEEQFVEVIPIAWELLLETDQEVSAASAALFILASVKAPNTATDIMQRSLKNKCPNTRIQAILRYQVLWKNRFQVWPRMEEGAHLSFKVPPPGIEFTLPSPKIGIESLPVVDPPWMPRQQNKDMEVTLNQERHRSLVTATKTRKKQQTEAIRHAMLQQEDKQRSERQSFLITTIPITQQAAHEPGLDHGPAEDHVEEEEDGTRSAIHMHAAHSLFPSCLCSSVMQIVACLDDAAVNSDGCAVYEVAYQVIWICLVEDSALFLRYVLERLTRDHQDQMFKLLRHLIRFVPRLPQQAAFALYNYIIGYVMFYVRSTHECSQQLVGSALSVLWMVVHSVHGIMFKDLKQILRKEQCDASILLTANVPSAKKIIVHGPEDEGGIPSQFPVQEDTQFSQLLSESLDFFGIDEKKHAQHVLVDYKSHQILNPNWYVRDLYFFKRSQYPQLRLVEMKPEESFNALQRQELCKKFVEIGKVHLTWAILKNVDMVVQRVVFLHEELMKLPSFPRKALEVDLDLHQGGELGKELLGLDVLHKFMWVRLIARMFEAMAGNFAYSADIQLFLNVLSGAALLHSEDSCIMRYVTATFINAASNFKNIFSTNGYFMIMPAMLQVYSLHQTNKLVTTTIEYAVKQFYLLNRKPFILQMFGSVSAILDTDENGTYGEAHKVQSSCLFNLLLSLETPSPDPLNIAELVKEPKPLKAIDFCYHDEDEMVTVLDCITLCVMVVSYSAESTRGYQMLIILEAILPCYMQQIQSSSYIPLEGKCERDIILQLAVTIRTMVHNCEGLSKSYNGPFRNSPEHKGSSQRNCSRGPPCSPGLDYDDESHAKYVSDIGRSKMLNESVDDSETIREYRRPRDVLLSVVGEFIIQASTRLAELARKQGEPKPMELLDVKCHVRLAEIAHSLLKVSPYDRESMACRGLQRYMQCIFPRAEWADDHGMKPTLVTILRRLDKVFLKISKKSSVRRNTNWEAAAGLLKGVSEAIIRYPHILHWREMKALLTNVQNLIVNEPGNFPEGVSGAGAALMSKSPPAFFCSNVVRLVALQVVSPIDSISHGLEQICGGSADFPSQEKAENFLMHLLMPLCLKVCSGRGIFDVGELKQSDISFLVTAVLNAMSPVAGRTTQMGMQTNRTGADLRAGSLTFTGSRDAKRPSKISSSLYQATFLALRVLCICFETRLSNEWPRIARVMRDLGRRNEAAPELWSFLEFVVTQRTPLYIVLMPFIMHKISQPPIGDHERHMQFLIRERMRGTQPIGGTKSRGAILLELSRELRELREELEARRYDRDMSTETSKRDIPNIPPAPEQQPVRHQQRPSLISMLTGVQPPGGFPGSLQQQQQQQDARSSTGICTSSDTLSQQTLQAPKGESLSSSTTTTTNNRDGGLIADSQSADLTLTSCTLADAGSVDLQPPATPVGREGSGIGGSIPHLSHSVSLQASVKTQPPRLRFVSSVEFKTSSGETSTTPLSPDSLADDSSGENHNKHRLQRSRAQSRKTFRNRRGMRSNNFSEPSYAIPTVAGGAGLAMVGAGGSTAPGAGGVPGVAVVPGSGLPAAAASGGAPSAMPPIVNEPPYVEPLNRAIATLGDLSWDSVSQTSSTSGYRDNYSLQTGLLSPDGSLSGNAMGGRSSSQHSLLMLFETQDEDTLI